One Struthio camelus isolate bStrCam1 chromosome 28, bStrCam1.hap1, whole genome shotgun sequence genomic region harbors:
- the LOC104152351 gene encoding keratin, type II cytoskeletal 5 has translation MSRQSTVRIQRGRSGFSTASAVVPNTCRTSFSSRSVSQVGGCNAGSGFARVGGGFGSRSLYSVGGCKRISVAGRGGGFYGPAGFGGGAGSVYGCGGGFGMPVNTGYGYSAFGGGMGGPGFPAGGIHEVSVNQSLLKPLNLEIDPSIQRIRKEEKEQIKTLNNKFASFIDKVRFLEQQNKVLETKWSLLQEQGMKTVRSNIEPLFETYINNLRMQLNSLLSDKGRLEGELVNTQYLVEDFKKKYEDEINRRTVAENEFVTLKKDVDAAYMNKVELQAKADALSEEINFLRALYEAELSQMQTQISDTSVILTMDNNRNLDLDSIISEVKAQYEDIANRSRAEAESWYQTKYEELQATAGRHGDDLRNTKQEISELNRHVQRLRSEIDGVKKQCANLKTAIADAEERGELALKDAKAKLAELEDALQKAKADLARQLREYQELMNVKLALDIEIATYRKLLEGEECRLAGDGVPVNISVTRTTIGTGYGGGSNVGMGGGVCSMGNSFSCGNGPGVSSTTLGAGSSSSVKFVSTSSTRRSYRS, from the exons ATGTCTCGCCAGTCCACCGTGCGGATCCAGAGGGGAAGAAGTGGCTTCAgcactgcttctgcagttgtccCAAACACCTGCCGCACCAGCTTCAGTTCACGCTCTGTCAGCCAAGTCGGAGGCTGCAATGCTGGCAGTGGGTTTGCTAGGGTTGGTGGTGGCTTTGGAAGCAGGAGCCTCTACAGTGTTGGTGGATGCAAGAGGATCTCCGTGGCTGGAAGGGGTGGTGGCTTCTATGGACCTGCAGGTTTTGGTGGCGGCGCTGGTAGCGTGTACGGTTGTGGTGGTGGCTTTGGCATGCCAGTTAACACTGGCTATGGATATAGTGCATTTGGTGGTGGCATGGGTGGCCCTGGATTCCCAGCTGGGGGCATCCATGAAGTCTCGGTCAACCAGAGCCTTCTGAAACCTCTCAACCTGGAGATTGACCCCAGCATCCAGAGGATccgaaaggaggagaaggaacaaATCAAAACCCTCAACAACAAATTTGCCTCCTTCATCGACAAG GTCCGATTCCTCGAGCAACAAAATAAAGTGCTGGAGACCAAGTGGAGCCTGCTTCAGGAGCAGGGAATGAAAACAGTTAGAAGCAACATTGAGCCGCTTTTTGAGACTTACATCAACAATCTCAGGATGCAGCTAAACAGTTTGCTGAGCGACAAGGGAAGGCTGGAAGGAGAGCTGGTCAATACACAGTACCTGGTTGAGGATTTCAAGAAGAA GTATGAAGATGAAATCAACAGGCGTACAGTTGCAGAGAATGAGTTTGTGACACTTAAGAAG GATGTAGACGCTGCGTATATGAACAAGGTGGAACTACAAGCCAAGGCAGATGCGctatctgaagaaattaatttcctGAGAGCCCTCTATGAAGCA GAACTGTCTCAGATGCAGACCCAGATCTCTGACACCTCTGTCATCCTGACCATGGACAACAACCGAAACCTGGACCTGGACAGCATCATCTCAGAGGTCAAAGCGCAATACGAGGACATCGCCAACAGGAGCCGGGCTGAAGCTGAGTCCTGGTACCAAACCAAG TATGAAGAGCTGCAGGCTACAGCCGGCAGGCACGGAGACGACCTCCGCAACACCAAGCAGGAGATCTCTGAGCTCAACCGTCACGTCCAGCGCCTGCGGTCTGAAATCGACGGCGTGAAGAAACAG TGCGCGAACCTGAAAACAGCCATCGCGGATGCTGAAGAACGTGGGGAGCTGGCCCTCAAGGACGCCAAGGCAAAACTGGCCGAGCTGGAAGACGCCCTGCAGAAGGCCAAGGCAGACCTGGCTCGGCAGCTCCGTGAGTACCAAGAGCTCATGAACGTCAAGCTGGCCCTGGACATCGAGATCGCCACCTACAGAaagctgctggagggagaggagtgcaG GCTGGCTGGAGACGGTGTCCCAGTGAATATAT cCGTGACCAGAACAACTATTGGAACAGGATACGGAGGAGGAAGCAATGTTGGTATGGGAGGGGGAgtgtgcagcatggggaacagcTTCAGCTGTGGAAATGGTCCCGGCGTTAGCAGCACCACCcttggagctggcagcagctccaGCGTGAAGTTTGTCTCAACCTCCTCAACCAGAAGAAGTTACCGAAGCTAA
- the LOC104152571 gene encoding keratin, type II cytoskeletal 5, with product MSRQCAVRNQSKIGFSAASAYIPNTCSSTSFCSRSVSQGGSCGTTAGFGRYGGGFGSRSLYSLGGCKRISVAGRGGGFYGPAGFGAGSGIACGFGGAAGGAFRFGGGMAGPGFPALPAGGIHEVSVNQNLLKPLNLEIDPNIQSIRKDEKEQIQTLNNKFASFIDKVRFLEQENKVLETKWALLQEQGNKTVINNIEPLFETYINNLRRQLNNLLADKENLAGELNKVQSLAEDFKNKYEEEINKRAAVENEFVILKKEVDAAYMTKTELQARLDSLVEEIDFLRALYEAELSQMQTQISDTSVILTMDNNRSLDMDSIIAEVKAQYEDIANRSRAEAESWYQSRYEELQATAGRHGDDLRNTKQEISELNRHVQRLRSEIDGVKKQCVSLQTAIADAEQRGELALKDARAKLAELEDALQKAKVDLARQLREYQELMNVKLALDIEIATYRKLLEGEECRLSGEGASAVNISVTRTGYGSGNCLTLGGSSGLGVGGGVCAGGTGFSSGSGQGMARSCVGGGSSSSVKYVSTTSSTKRCY from the exons ATGTCTCGCCAGTGTGCTGTTAGGAACCAGAGCAAAATTGGCTTCAGCGCTGCTTCTGCCTACATCCCCAAtacctgcagcagcaccagcttctgCTCACGTTCTGTATCCCAAGGTGGAAGCTGTGGTACCACCGCTGGGTTTGGAAGATATGGTGGAGGTTTTGGAAGCAGGAGCCTCTATAGCCTTGGTGGATGCAAGAGGATCTCCGTGGCTGGAAGGGGTGGTGGCTTCTACGGCCCTGCAGGTTTTGGTGCTGGCTCTGGAATTGCCTGTGGTTTTGGTGGTGCAGCTGGCGGTGCCTTCAGGTTTGGTGGTGGCATGGCAGGCCCTGGATtccctgctctcccagctggGGGCATCCATGAAGTCTCGGTCAACCAGAACCTTTTGAAACCTCTCAACCTGGAGATCGACCCCAACATCCAGAGTATCCGTAAGGATGAGAAGGAACAGATCCAAACCCTCAACAACAAATTTGCCTCCTTCATCGACAAG GTCCGATTCCTTGAGCAAGAAAACAAGGTCTTGGAGACCAAGTGGGCCCTTCTGCAAgaacaaggaaacaaaactgtCATAAACAACATTGAGCCCCTCTTCGAGACCTACATCAACAACCTCAGGAGACAGCTGAACAACTTGCTGGCAGACAAGGAGAACTTGGCAGGGGAGCTGAACAAGGTGCAAAGTCTTGCTGAGGATTTCAAGAACAA ATATGAAGAGGAGATCAACAAGCGTGCAGCTGTGGAGAACGAATTTGTTATCCTGAAGAAG GAGGTGGATGCTGCCTACATGACCAAGACAGAGCTGCAAGCCAGGCTGGACTCCCTCGTAGAGGAGATAGATTTCCTCAGGGCCCTCTATGAGGCA GAACTGTCTCAGATGCAGACACAGATCTCAGACACCTCTGTCATCCTGACCATGGACAACAACCGCAGCCTAGACATGGACAGCATCATTGCAGAGGTCAAAGCACAGTATGAGGACATCGCCAACCGGAGCCGGGCAGAGGCTGAGTCCTGGTACCAGTCCAGG TATGAAGAGCTGCAGGCTACAGCCGGCAGGCACGGGGACGACCTCCGCAACACCAAGCAGGAGATCTCTGAGCTCAACCGTCACGTCCAGCGCCTGCGGTCTGAAATCGACGGCGTGAAGAAACAG tgTGTCAGTTTGCAGACAGCCATTGCGGATGCTGAGCAGCGCGGCGAGCTGGCCCTCAAGGATGCCAGGGCAAAACTGGCCGAGCTGGAAGATGCCCTGCAGAAGGCCAAGGTAGACCTGGCTCGGCAGCTCCGTGAGTACCAGGAGCTCATGAACGTCAAGCTGGCCCTGGACATCGAGATCGCCACCTACAGAaagctgctggagggagaggagtgcaG GCTGTCTGGGGAAGGTGCCAGTGCAGTGAATATCT CTGTGACCAGAACGGGATATGGAAGTGGAAACTGTCTCACCCTCGGAGGCAGCAGCGGACTCGGTGTTGGTGGCGGGGTCTGTGCTGGAGGAACTGGCTTCAGCTCTGGAAGTGGACAAGGCATGGCTAGGTCATGTGTGGGAGGCGGAAGCAGCTCCAGCGTGAAATATGTCTCTACCACCTCTTCAACCAAAAGATGCTATTAA